A genomic region of Hydrogenovibrio crunogenus contains the following coding sequences:
- a CDS encoding ABC transporter permease gives MKHAYFIEALTASKWFLRGIKRGDWVWLLLAVVIASATVTFVEKLGQTVKQSMVRQAANNLGADYVIRSSRPIDSKWVQKAQQLELEIAQSQSLVTMALSDGQFQLVQLRAVSANTPLRSPTNSFPKVSGANQVWVEQNLVPMLNLSKGSEVTLGKQTFSVAGMFQPISSGIGMSAFAYQMIIPLSQLATTDLKGPGSRIEYELSVAGKPTAIKAFAQQVEQAQNPHLQTLSAQAPSQDLAKSLDTAWLFLELSALSAVMVAGLSILIASRFYLQRWQNSIALMRAFGAQRAQMSRLFAFQLSWLAILGSGMGVLLGIGLFQFVIPVLHSYFNSLVIADSGWVYLHGFLMGFLVLWGFAWQAFRSAVQTSPLQLLKSVGSAPKMKQWLISLGLVLTVVVSMTGYVFWVLIGLLITGTVLYFAAVGLLKLVQLSQGKSKGWLKLSLAALSKEPGLVKIQLISIGLVLFVLMLMTFVRQDLMQNWQTSLPKNTPDTFLVNVQPDQKQTVIQLLTRHQINAPLVPMARGRLVAVNDSPIKANEQENDRARRLLERESNIAVLSTLPSYNTVVQQSRSKSLTAEQKALLTVSVEEGMADLFGIQLNDVLTFSFTGQEQMYRVDSIRRVQWQSFRLNFFFIVQPSKQKSLPISYISNFTLNDKTISATELTQQLAQQAPGVLLIDAKRILTQVQTIMEQASWAVTALYGFTLLASLIVLFTATMASQQTRVQSWLLLRTLGATQKEIIKIGLMEFVLLGALAGLLAAIFAQIASWGIGHFVLDIPFSFNLALWIASMMTGMLVLLMIGWITQKRYLRQSPRRMAQKWS, from the coding sequence ATGAAGCATGCTTATTTTATTGAAGCTCTGACCGCCTCAAAATGGTTTTTGCGTGGCATAAAGCGTGGTGATTGGGTTTGGTTGTTACTGGCGGTGGTGATTGCCAGCGCAACCGTTACCTTTGTGGAAAAGCTAGGGCAAACGGTCAAACAAAGTATGGTTCGGCAAGCGGCTAATAATCTCGGAGCCGATTATGTCATTCGCAGTTCGCGACCGATTGATTCTAAATGGGTGCAAAAAGCCCAACAGCTTGAACTGGAAATCGCTCAGAGCCAAAGCCTGGTCACAATGGCATTAAGTGATGGTCAGTTTCAACTGGTGCAGTTAAGAGCTGTCTCTGCCAACACGCCTTTACGCTCTCCAACGAACTCCTTCCCTAAAGTCTCAGGTGCGAACCAGGTTTGGGTTGAACAAAATCTGGTGCCGATGTTGAATTTATCAAAGGGCAGCGAGGTGACCTTAGGTAAACAAACTTTTTCTGTAGCGGGAATGTTCCAGCCGATCAGCAGTGGTATTGGCATGAGTGCCTTTGCCTATCAGATGATCATTCCGCTGTCACAGTTAGCCACTACCGATTTGAAAGGACCAGGAAGTCGTATTGAATATGAGCTGTCTGTTGCAGGAAAGCCGACGGCCATTAAAGCCTTTGCTCAGCAAGTTGAACAAGCGCAAAACCCACACTTGCAGACGCTTTCTGCTCAAGCTCCTTCGCAGGATTTGGCCAAATCGCTTGATACAGCTTGGCTATTTTTAGAGTTGTCGGCCTTATCGGCGGTTATGGTTGCCGGACTATCCATTTTGATTGCCAGTCGGTTTTATTTACAACGTTGGCAGAACTCCATTGCCTTGATGCGTGCATTTGGCGCACAAAGGGCGCAAATGAGTCGGTTGTTTGCGTTTCAGTTAAGTTGGTTGGCTATTTTAGGCAGTGGAATGGGGGTTCTGCTTGGTATCGGATTATTTCAATTTGTTATTCCTGTGTTGCATTCTTATTTCAATTCTCTTGTGATTGCTGATTCAGGTTGGGTGTATTTGCATGGCTTTTTAATGGGCTTTTTGGTGTTGTGGGGGTTTGCTTGGCAAGCGTTTCGCAGTGCAGTGCAAACCTCTCCGTTACAGCTTCTGAAATCGGTGGGTTCGGCGCCTAAAATGAAGCAATGGTTAATCAGTCTGGGGCTGGTGTTGACCGTGGTGGTTTCCATGACAGGTTATGTTTTTTGGGTATTGATAGGCCTGCTTATTACCGGAACGGTGCTTTATTTTGCTGCGGTTGGTTTGTTGAAGCTCGTGCAGCTCTCACAAGGCAAAAGCAAGGGGTGGTTGAAACTTTCGTTGGCGGCCTTGTCGAAAGAGCCAGGCCTGGTTAAAATTCAATTGATTTCAATCGGGCTGGTATTGTTTGTGTTGATGTTAATGACGTTTGTACGTCAAGATTTGATGCAGAACTGGCAGACCTCTTTGCCCAAGAACACCCCGGATACGTTTCTAGTCAACGTCCAACCGGATCAAAAACAAACAGTAATCCAATTGTTAACACGTCATCAAATAAACGCGCCTCTGGTTCCGATGGCGAGGGGACGTCTGGTGGCGGTAAATGACTCTCCAATTAAGGCTAACGAACAAGAAAATGATCGTGCACGACGATTATTGGAACGGGAATCCAATATTGCGGTGTTATCGACCCTGCCTTCTTACAATACCGTTGTGCAACAAAGCCGGTCCAAGTCACTTACGGCTGAACAAAAAGCGCTTTTGACGGTTTCTGTTGAAGAGGGCATGGCCGACCTGTTTGGGATACAGTTGAATGATGTATTGACCTTTAGTTTTACTGGGCAGGAACAAATGTATCGTGTCGATTCGATTCGTCGAGTGCAATGGCAAAGTTTTCGTTTAAATTTCTTCTTTATTGTACAACCCAGTAAACAAAAATCGCTGCCGATCTCATATATCAGTAACTTTACCTTGAACGATAAAACCATTTCAGCAACCGAGTTGACCCAACAGCTTGCACAACAAGCGCCAGGCGTGTTGTTGATTGATGCCAAACGTATTTTGACACAAGTGCAGACCATTATGGAGCAAGCCAGTTGGGCGGTCACAGCGTTGTATGGGTTTACATTGCTGGCGAGCTTGATTGTTTTGTTTACCGCCACCATGGCCAGTCAACAAACTCGTGTACAAAGTTGGCTTTTGTTAAGGACCCTTGGCGCAACTCAAAAAGAGATTATTAAAATAGGGTTAATGGAATTTGTGTTATTGGGCGCGTTGGCGGGACTATTGGCGGCCATTTTTGCTCAAATCGCCAGCTGGGGCATTGGTCATTTCGTATTGGATATTCCATTCAGTTTTAATTTGGCCTTGTGGATAGCCAGTATGATGACTGGGATGTTGGTGTTGTTAATGATTGGGTGGATCACGCAAAAACGCTATCTTCGACAATCACCAAGACGAATGGCACAAAAGTGGTCGTAA
- a CDS encoding 2Fe-2S iron-sulfur cluster-binding protein, protein MPKITVLGQGECEFDGQFSLLDALDEAGFDMPYSCRGGNCGACEVRLLSGDVEHIQDTVYETEGKDILTCSVIPLTDIEIELI, encoded by the coding sequence ATGCCAAAAATTACAGTATTAGGACAAGGAGAGTGTGAATTTGATGGGCAGTTTTCACTGCTGGATGCGTTAGATGAAGCGGGCTTTGACATGCCATACAGCTGCCGTGGCGGAAACTGCGGCGCTTGTGAAGTCAGACTTTTATCTGGTGACGTGGAGCACATCCAAGATACCGTGTATGAAACGGAAGGAAAGGACATCCTGACTTGCAGCGTCATCCCTTTAACAGATATTGAGATTGAACTGATATAA
- a CDS encoding methyl-accepting chemotaxis protein: MSVRIPATRAEITAAEKAYQQISAGKLTLECGYPVTLASKLNPFTRFESSHLIIFFSLLLLLSINAQLFTNKIPVFVSELLDIVFILLILATSVITNRKLKKAYEHLTCIAEGHFNQQIDSSGNNLISRMLGRLKSMQIRLGADFDDVKASLNSSMRIERALESASSNIMVVDRFRNIIFMNKAVKKMLKKVEPELKKDLPNFDADNLMRESIDVFHQHPEHQANLLDSLTDTYEARIKVGNATIDLIVDPIFSKDKKRIGTVAEWKNVTEQLAIEENIKKIVSNASEGLLDDRIDTHELEGFNKSLSNSINELLESFSHLIHNVSEILCKMSNGDLTNRMDGNYQGEVHAMKVATNSALTNIEATFGQIKTGSNEIGNMAGEVSHASEDLSERTQSQAASLEQTASSMEQITSTVKQAAEHTHRANQLSSEATNEAEEAIEEMKETSAAIHGISELSKQIADITSVIDGIAFQTNLLALNAAVEAARAGEHGKGFAVVAGEVRSLAQKSADSSKEISNLITTATQQISHGTTLVEKTNAAFSDVVHKIHEVSTLIDQLSTGASEQTKGLEQVNIAVSSLDEMTQQNAALVEQLAATAGNMSEQAEMQADFVGKFKISSSAQPRITNGDQQASFELEEAKNSHRAWTVRLERFLLGQTVDFDKNSARRDDACPLGKWLYGEGQKYAQLSEMQQLIKLHAEMHQTVGKVIDAKEMEDLELAKQEKEKVMEYSQQILNLIENLKDKISEEATAESTLRPKIESRPSPSSNHKDDWNDF, encoded by the coding sequence ATGTCTGTCAGGATCCCTGCCACACGAGCCGAAATCACCGCAGCGGAAAAAGCCTATCAGCAAATTTCCGCGGGAAAACTCACATTGGAATGCGGATACCCCGTCACTTTAGCTTCTAAGCTCAATCCATTCACCCGCTTTGAGTCCAGTCATTTAATCATCTTCTTCAGTTTATTATTACTTTTATCAATCAACGCTCAACTTTTCACAAACAAAATTCCTGTCTTTGTATCGGAACTCCTAGACATTGTCTTTATTTTACTCATTCTTGCCACGTCAGTAATTACAAACCGTAAACTCAAAAAAGCCTACGAGCATTTAACCTGCATTGCAGAAGGCCATTTTAATCAACAAATTGATTCATCCGGTAATAACTTAATTAGTCGAATGTTGGGTCGTCTAAAATCAATGCAAATCCGGCTTGGAGCAGACTTCGATGATGTCAAAGCTTCCTTGAATAGCTCAATGCGAATTGAGCGCGCACTGGAGTCAGCTTCTTCTAACATTATGGTCGTTGATCGCTTTCGTAATATTATCTTTATGAATAAAGCAGTAAAGAAAATGCTCAAAAAGGTTGAGCCTGAGTTGAAAAAAGATTTACCCAACTTTGATGCTGACAACCTGATGCGCGAATCTATCGATGTGTTTCATCAACACCCAGAGCACCAAGCAAATTTACTTGACAGTTTAACCGACACCTATGAAGCTCGCATTAAAGTCGGCAATGCGACCATTGATCTGATTGTCGACCCTATTTTCAGCAAAGATAAAAAACGAATCGGCACAGTCGCAGAATGGAAAAACGTCACCGAACAATTGGCCATTGAAGAAAATATCAAAAAAATCGTCTCTAACGCTTCTGAAGGTTTGTTGGACGACCGAATCGACACCCACGAACTAGAAGGATTTAACAAGTCGCTATCGAATTCCATAAATGAATTACTGGAGTCCTTCTCCCACTTGATTCACAACGTCAGTGAAATCTTGTGCAAAATGAGCAATGGAGACCTTACCAACCGTATGGATGGCAATTATCAAGGAGAAGTTCATGCCATGAAAGTGGCGACGAACAGCGCTCTCACAAATATTGAAGCCACTTTTGGCCAAATCAAAACAGGCTCGAATGAAATTGGCAATATGGCAGGGGAAGTTTCTCACGCCAGTGAAGACTTATCTGAAAGAACGCAATCTCAAGCAGCATCGCTGGAACAAACCGCATCTTCGATGGAACAAATCACCAGCACAGTCAAGCAAGCTGCGGAGCACACACACCGTGCCAACCAGCTTTCGAGCGAGGCCACCAATGAAGCAGAGGAAGCCATTGAAGAAATGAAAGAAACGTCTGCCGCCATTCATGGCATCAGCGAGCTTAGCAAACAAATTGCTGACATCACATCCGTCATAGATGGCATTGCCTTCCAAACCAATCTTTTGGCGCTCAATGCGGCGGTAGAAGCAGCCAGAGCCGGCGAGCATGGTAAAGGGTTCGCTGTGGTTGCTGGAGAAGTGAGAAGTCTAGCTCAAAAATCAGCTGATTCCTCAAAAGAGATTTCTAACTTAATTACAACTGCTACACAGCAAATCAGTCATGGCACCACTTTGGTCGAAAAAACCAATGCCGCTTTTTCGGATGTGGTTCATAAAATCCATGAAGTCAGCACATTGATTGATCAACTATCGACAGGCGCTTCAGAACAGACCAAAGGGCTTGAACAGGTAAACATTGCTGTTTCTTCGCTTGATGAGATGACACAACAAAATGCCGCATTGGTTGAACAGCTGGCCGCCACCGCGGGCAATATGAGTGAGCAAGCGGAAATGCAAGCGGATTTCGTAGGTAAATTTAAAATTTCCAGCTCCGCACAACCACGCATAACAAATGGAGACCAGCAAGCCAGCTTTGAATTAGAAGAAGCGAAAAACAGCCACCGTGCCTGGACGGTACGATTAGAACGTTTCTTACTGGGTCAAACCGTCGATTTCGACAAAAACAGTGCGCGCCGGGATGATGCCTGTCCTCTTGGCAAGTGGCTTTATGGAGAAGGGCAAAAATACGCCCAGCTCTCTGAAATGCAGCAATTGATTAAACTCCATGCTGAAATGCATCAGACAGTCGGAAAGGTCATTGACGCAAAAGAAATGGAAGACCTCGAATTAGCGAAACAAGAAAAAGAGAAAGTGATGGAATATTCTCAACAAATCTTAAATTTGATTGAAAACCTAAAAGACAAAATATCTGAAGAAGCGACAGCTGAATCAACCTTGAGACCTAAAATCGAATCTAGACCCAGCCCTTCAAGTAATCACAAAGACGACTGGAATGATTTTTAG
- a CDS encoding PAS domain-containing protein: MSKNNGPVTQKEYPLKEGITIVSRTDLHGNIIEANEDFIEASGFEWKDLVGQPHNILRHPDVPAAVFKDFWTTLQAGKPWSQIVKNRRKNGDHYWVKANATPILSL, encoded by the coding sequence ATGAGCAAAAACAACGGCCCTGTGACACAGAAAGAATATCCTTTAAAAGAAGGGATTACGATCGTTTCCCGGACTGACTTACACGGCAATATCATTGAAGCCAATGAAGACTTTATCGAAGCCAGTGGATTCGAATGGAAAGACCTCGTCGGACAACCTCATAATATCTTAAGACACCCTGATGTTCCCGCAGCCGTATTCAAAGATTTTTGGACGACTTTACAAGCAGGAAAACCTTGGTCACAAATCGTAAAAAATCGTCGAAAGAACGGCGACCATTATTGGGTGAAGGCCAACGCCACCCCCATTTTGAGCCTGTAA
- a CDS encoding DsrE family protein, whose translation MSFIKSFAILALSMWVLNAQASADGQPAHQLKPMPELADISSDHFPGDPAEHKAVYMWNKSDPDYQHHILNSIQAMIRLYGSNVQIAVVAIGPGIHALAKKPQRKVEKLTYQRIASFAKDYGVRWIACGNTMRTLNWTDADMRLFAEYSEVGAAALVALQENGYKLLVW comes from the coding sequence ATGTCTTTTATTAAATCCTTTGCAATCTTAGCGTTAAGTATGTGGGTATTAAATGCCCAAGCAAGTGCCGATGGTCAGCCAGCACATCAGCTTAAACCGATGCCGGAATTGGCAGATATATCATCTGATCATTTCCCCGGGGATCCGGCTGAACATAAAGCGGTTTATATGTGGAACAAGTCCGATCCTGACTACCAACATCATATTTTGAATTCCATTCAAGCAATGATTCGATTATATGGAAGCAATGTTCAAATTGCGGTGGTTGCCATCGGCCCCGGCATTCACGCCCTGGCTAAAAAACCGCAACGTAAAGTTGAAAAACTCACTTATCAACGTATTGCCAGCTTTGCCAAAGATTATGGCGTGCGCTGGATTGCGTGTGGTAACACGATGAGAACGTTAAATTGGACTGATGCCGACATGCGTCTATTTGCAGAATATTCTGAAGTGGGTGCGGCCGCGCTAGTCGCACTACAAGAAAACGGTTACAAATTGCTGGTTTGGTAA
- a CDS encoding ABC transporter ATP-binding protein — MTESLSTILSDKSVDQSLENEPVLTLEKVHYHVSSDEEVLSIIKGCDLSVQLGEKLAIVGRSGSGKSTLLALMAGLELPSSGEIRLLGQALSQLNEDERAKVRAMAVGFVFQNFQLMPSMTALENVLMPLELFQMPNAEQEARKALQRVGLSNRLTHRPSELSGGEQQRVAIARAFVTGPKILFADEPTGNLDEATAGEIQTLLFQLNDELKTTLILVTHDNRLAQQCDRALSLQNGQLRG, encoded by the coding sequence ATGACCGAATCGCTGTCTACCATTTTGTCGGATAAATCCGTCGATCAATCGTTGGAAAATGAGCCTGTTTTGACTTTGGAAAAGGTACATTATCATGTCTCATCTGATGAAGAAGTGCTGTCTATCATAAAGGGCTGTGATTTATCTGTCCAGCTAGGTGAAAAGCTGGCGATTGTCGGGCGCTCCGGTTCAGGAAAGTCCACTCTATTGGCGCTGATGGCCGGATTGGAATTGCCTTCTTCTGGTGAAATCCGATTGCTTGGTCAAGCGCTTAGCCAGTTAAATGAAGATGAGCGTGCCAAAGTGAGAGCAATGGCGGTCGGATTTGTGTTTCAGAATTTTCAATTGATGCCGAGTATGACCGCTTTAGAGAATGTGTTGATGCCGCTGGAGCTTTTTCAAATGCCCAATGCGGAGCAAGAAGCCAGAAAAGCACTGCAACGGGTCGGTCTGTCCAACCGTTTGACTCATCGTCCATCAGAGTTGTCAGGCGGGGAGCAACAACGCGTGGCGATTGCACGGGCATTTGTGACAGGTCCCAAAATTTTATTTGCCGATGAACCGACGGGTAACCTCGATGAAGCCACTGCGGGAGAAATACAAACGCTTTTGTTCCAACTCAATGATGAGTTGAAAACTACCTTGATCCTGGTAACACATGATAATCGTTTAGCGCAGCAATGTGACCGTGCATTGTCTTTACAAAATGGACAGTTACGCGGATGA
- a CDS encoding ion transporter, with translation MTWSEFQFKFQHIRDNKLFELFVITVIILSSLMIGLKTYDLPSGVMTFLWVMDYAVTVFFLIEILIRMAAEDRLVDFFKKGWNIFDFTIVVVSLIPLDDSQYALIARMLRLFRVMRLISFIPELRVLVSALISALPRMGYVALLMFIIFYLYAVIGNLLFAQINPTLWGDLGISLLTLFRVATFEDWTDVMYETMAVYSLSWIYYLTFIFFSAFVFLNMMIGIVVEVLDEEHKKMIALEEEVASNEVMAHHEKLEREVADLHRKIDVLIQQSSKGS, from the coding sequence ATGACGTGGAGTGAATTCCAGTTCAAGTTTCAACATATTCGTGATAACAAGTTATTTGAATTGTTTGTCATCACTGTCATTATCTTATCATCCTTGATGATCGGGCTTAAGACTTATGATTTGCCCTCAGGTGTCATGACGTTTTTATGGGTGATGGATTATGCAGTAACGGTTTTCTTTTTAATTGAAATCCTGATTCGAATGGCCGCCGAAGACCGGTTGGTCGATTTCTTTAAAAAAGGCTGGAATATTTTCGACTTTACCATCGTGGTGGTGAGTTTGATTCCATTGGATGACTCGCAATATGCGTTGATTGCCCGTATGTTACGTTTATTCCGGGTGATGCGTTTGATTTCCTTTATCCCTGAGTTGAGGGTATTGGTGAGCGCATTGATCAGCGCTTTGCCTCGCATGGGGTATGTTGCCTTGTTGATGTTTATTATTTTCTATTTGTATGCCGTGATCGGTAATCTGTTGTTTGCGCAAATCAATCCAACTTTGTGGGGCGATTTAGGTATTTCTTTATTGACGCTATTCCGAGTTGCAACGTTTGAAGACTGGACCGATGTCATGTATGAAACCATGGCGGTTTATAGTTTGAGTTGGATTTATTATTTGACCTTCATTTTCTTCTCGGCTTTTGTTTTTTTGAATATGATGATCGGAATCGTGGTGGAAGTGCTAGATGAAGAACATAAGAAGATGATTGCGTTGGAAGAGGAAGTGGCAAGCAACGAAGTGATGGCGCATCACGAAAAACTAGAACGTGAAGTGGCTGATTTGCATCGAAAAATTGACGTTTTAATTCAACAGTCCTCGAAAGGTTCTTAA
- a CDS encoding arylesterase — MFLTTLSYSSVTQAYEKPNLASTNSAQNLLVLGDSLSAAYGMPVTKGWVALLADRLQSKNIHVINGSISGDTTSGGKNRLPDLLKTHRPNWVIVELGANDALRGQSLQATQRNLQTIIDLSRKIGAQVLLLGIRLPTNYGPAYDQMLQHTFKRVATQNQLLFDPFFIENVALDPDLMQSDGLHPNAKAQPKILERLWPLIEKLISSSGKQAA, encoded by the coding sequence ATGTTTCTAACCACGCTCAGTTACTCAAGTGTAACGCAAGCCTATGAAAAACCCAATCTTGCGTCAACCAATTCCGCTCAAAATTTATTAGTCTTGGGCGACAGTTTAAGTGCCGCTTATGGCATGCCGGTCACAAAAGGCTGGGTGGCCTTATTGGCAGACCGACTTCAGTCCAAAAATATCCATGTCATTAACGGCAGCATCAGTGGTGATACAACCTCTGGTGGTAAGAATCGTTTACCCGATCTACTGAAAACGCACCGACCGAACTGGGTGATTGTTGAGCTGGGGGCGAATGACGCCTTACGCGGTCAATCTCTCCAAGCCACACAACGTAACTTACAAACCATCATCGATTTAAGCCGGAAAATAGGCGCCCAAGTTTTATTACTTGGCATCCGGCTGCCGACTAACTATGGGCCGGCTTATGATCAAATGCTACAACACACTTTCAAACGGGTAGCCACTCAAAACCAACTATTATTCGATCCTTTCTTTATAGAAAATGTCGCTCTTGATCCTGATTTAATGCAATCCGACGGGCTGCATCCTAACGCCAAAGCTCAGCCTAAAATATTGGAACGGCTTTGGCCGCTGATTGAGAAACTCATCTCTTCTTCAGGAAAGCAAGCGGCATAA
- a CDS encoding BolA family protein, giving the protein MSLQQQIENKINGAFDVTFMQMENESHMHSGPAQESHFKLTLVSPAFEGMNKVKRHQAVYKALAEEMPLFHALALHTYSPSEWEEKPTVAASPLCQGGSKA; this is encoded by the coding sequence GTGTCATTACAGCAACAAATCGAAAACAAAATCAACGGCGCATTTGACGTTACATTTATGCAAATGGAAAATGAAAGTCATATGCACTCGGGACCGGCACAAGAATCGCATTTTAAGCTTACTCTGGTGTCGCCAGCGTTCGAGGGGATGAATAAAGTGAAACGTCATCAAGCTGTTTACAAGGCATTGGCAGAGGAGATGCCGTTATTTCATGCGTTGGCGTTGCATACGTATTCCCCTTCGGAATGGGAAGAGAAACCGACGGTAGCCGCTTCTCCACTTTGTCAGGGCGGAAGCAAGGCTTAA
- a CDS encoding PstS family phosphate ABC transporter substrate-binding protein — translation MKRNLLIAMGLAAAVVSNPVFAAGVDSNIPDYKKVSGVSGNLSSVGSDTLANLMTLWAEEFKRTYPNVNIQIQAAGSSTAPPALTESTSNIGPMSRKMKSKETAMFEKKHGYKPTAIGVAIDALAVYVNKDNPIKGLTIPQVDAIFSSTRKCGSKETITTWGQAGLTGDWKNKSVQLYGRNSVSGTYGYFKKKALCKGDYKSSVNEQPGSASVVQSVSSSLNGIGYSGIGYKTAGVKAVPLTKKEGKPFVEATPNNALNGTYPLARVLYVYVNKAPNKPLEPVVKEFLNLVLSKKGQQDVVKDGYIPLPAKMVEKYRAIVNK, via the coding sequence ATGAAACGCAATCTATTAATTGCAATGGGACTAGCTGCAGCAGTTGTCTCTAACCCTGTTTTTGCCGCTGGTGTTGATTCTAATATTCCAGATTACAAGAAAGTTTCTGGTGTTTCTGGAAACCTATCTTCTGTCGGGTCTGATACCTTAGCAAACCTAATGACACTTTGGGCGGAAGAGTTCAAGCGTACTTACCCTAATGTGAACATCCAGATTCAAGCGGCTGGTTCTTCTACTGCACCTCCAGCTCTAACGGAGTCAACGTCAAACATTGGTCCTATGAGCCGTAAAATGAAGTCTAAAGAAACAGCTATGTTTGAGAAGAAGCATGGTTATAAGCCAACAGCAATCGGCGTTGCAATTGATGCGTTAGCAGTTTACGTTAACAAAGACAACCCAATCAAAGGACTGACAATTCCACAAGTGGATGCCATTTTCTCTTCAACTCGTAAGTGTGGTTCAAAAGAAACGATTACAACTTGGGGCCAAGCTGGTTTAACAGGGGATTGGAAAAACAAATCTGTTCAGCTTTATGGACGTAACTCAGTTTCTGGAACTTACGGTTACTTTAAGAAGAAAGCGCTTTGTAAAGGGGACTACAAGTCTTCTGTGAATGAGCAACCAGGTTCAGCATCAGTTGTTCAGTCTGTTTCTTCTTCTCTAAACGGGATTGGTTATTCTGGTATCGGTTATAAAACTGCCGGTGTTAAAGCGGTGCCTCTAACGAAAAAAGAAGGTAAGCCTTTTGTTGAAGCAACACCTAATAATGCTTTGAATGGAACGTATCCTTTGGCACGCGTACTTTACGTTTATGTTAACAAAGCACCGAATAAGCCTTTAGAGCCTGTTGTGAAAGAGTTCTTGAACTTGGTTCTTTCTAAAAAAGGTCAGCAAGACGTGGTAAAAGATGGATATATCCCACTACCAGCTAAAATGGTTGAAAAATACCGTGCAATCGTAAACAAGTAA
- a CDS encoding IS256 family transposase has protein sequence MDQEKLKAMAAELAKDIKTQSDLSDLSASLLKMTVEAALGAEMEEHLGYPKHHSSDSDNSRNGYSFKTLKGDHGEVEIAIPRDRQSEFNPTIIKKGETRLTSMDDQILALYAKGMTTRDIVATFKEMYGADVSPTLISKVTEAVMEKVTLWRSRPLDEVYPLLYLDGIVIKVRQDKQVVRKTMYVALGVNTDGQKECLGLWLSETESSKFWLSVLNDLEARGVKDILVASVDGLTGFPEAINTVYPQADVQLCIVHMVRNSLRYVGYKERKQVANDLKQVYQSVTEEEALLALEQFETKWDDKFPNIGRSWRNNWDNVATLFQYPQAIRKVIYTTNAIESLNSVIRKATKNRKIFSHDNSAFKIIFLAIESASKKWTMPIRDWKLAMNQFMILHEERLKPYV, from the coding sequence ATCGACCAAGAAAAACTCAAAGCCATGGCCGCTGAGCTGGCCAAGGATATCAAAACTCAGAGCGACTTGTCTGACCTCTCAGCCAGTCTGCTTAAAATGACCGTTGAAGCCGCCCTCGGTGCTGAAATGGAAGAGCACCTGGGCTATCCCAAGCACCACAGTTCCGACAGCGACAACAGCCGAAACGGCTATTCATTTAAAACCCTCAAAGGCGACCATGGCGAAGTGGAAATCGCCATCCCTCGGGATCGCCAGAGTGAGTTTAACCCCACCATTATCAAAAAAGGCGAAACCCGCCTGACCAGCATGGATGACCAGATACTGGCGCTTTATGCCAAAGGCATGACCACCCGAGACATTGTGGCAACGTTCAAAGAGATGTATGGCGCTGATGTCTCGCCAACACTGATCTCCAAGGTCACCGAAGCGGTCATGGAAAAAGTCACCCTCTGGCGTTCTCGTCCGTTGGACGAAGTCTATCCGCTGCTGTATCTCGATGGTATTGTCATCAAGGTCCGCCAGGACAAACAGGTGGTGCGAAAAACCATGTATGTAGCGCTTGGCGTCAATACCGACGGCCAAAAAGAATGCCTGGGCCTGTGGCTGTCTGAGACCGAGTCATCCAAGTTCTGGTTGAGCGTTTTAAACGACCTTGAAGCCCGAGGCGTCAAGGACATACTGGTCGCAAGCGTTGATGGCCTGACGGGCTTTCCTGAGGCCATCAATACCGTCTACCCTCAGGCAGATGTTCAACTTTGCATTGTGCACATGGTGCGCAATTCCCTGCGTTATGTTGGCTACAAAGAGCGCAAACAGGTCGCCAACGACCTCAAACAGGTTTACCAGTCAGTGACCGAAGAAGAAGCTCTGTTGGCGCTTGAGCAGTTCGAGACCAAATGGGATGACAAATTCCCCAATATCGGTCGTTCCTGGCGCAACAACTGGGACAATGTGGCCACGCTGTTCCAGTACCCTCAGGCGATCCGCAAGGTGATCTATACGACGAATGCGATTGAATCTTTGAACTCGGTGATTCGCAAAGCCACCAAGAATCGCAAGATCTTCAGCCATGATAACTCGGCCTTTAAAATCATTTTTCTGGCCATTGAATCGGCCTCAAAAAAATGGACCATGCCGATTCGAGACTGGAAATTAGCCATGAACCAGTTTATGATTCTGCATGAAGAACGCTTGAAACCTTATGTTTGA